The Nitriliruptor alkaliphilus DSM 45188 genome includes a region encoding these proteins:
- a CDS encoding TetR/AcrR family transcriptional regulator, producing MPDVPDVPDAPVVPRTSRGERTRTRLRDAARQVFAERGYAAARVEDVVAVAGVSHGTFYTYFTNKAGALDALIDETARDLQAVVEEPWDGPDAAQAIAAVIERFVGVFAEHADVMSTWLEASAHEPHFRQRLREVRGGYIARVAEQLDPALAGTGHDPSVAAAALVAMVEGYATQGLRADDDADRASRTRTLAALWFGGLLGLTQPSST from the coding sequence GTGCCCGACGTCCCCGACGTCCCCGACGCGCCCGTGGTCCCGCGCACCTCGCGGGGCGAGCGCACCCGGACCCGCCTACGGGATGCGGCCCGCCAGGTCTTCGCCGAGCGTGGGTACGCCGCCGCGCGGGTCGAGGACGTCGTCGCGGTCGCCGGTGTCAGCCACGGCACCTTCTACACCTACTTCACCAACAAGGCGGGGGCGCTCGACGCGCTCATCGACGAGACCGCCCGCGACCTGCAGGCGGTGGTCGAGGAACCGTGGGACGGACCGGACGCGGCCCAGGCGATCGCGGCCGTGATCGAACGGTTCGTCGGCGTGTTCGCCGAGCACGCCGACGTGATGAGCACCTGGCTGGAGGCGTCGGCGCACGAGCCGCACTTCCGCCAGCGCCTCCGCGAGGTCCGTGGCGGCTACATCGCCCGGGTCGCGGAGCAGCTCGACCCGGCCCTCGCCGGCACCGGTCACGACCCGTCGGTGGCCGCGGCCGCGTTGGTGGCGATGGTCGAGGGCTACGCGACGCAGGGGCTGCGCGCGGACGACGATGCCGACCGCGCGTCGCGGACCCGGACCCTGGCCGCCCTGTGGTTCGGTGGCCTGCTCGGGCTCACCCAACCCTCGTCCACCTGA
- a CDS encoding AAA family ATPase, with protein MPTARDRTRRRPDLDHVRSTLARIETNVSGLIEGKPEVIRLAIIALLSEGHLLIEDVPGVGKTMLAKGLARSIDCSVARVQFTPDLLPSDVTGVTVYSPDTGQFEFRPGPVFANLVLGDEINRAGPKTQSALLECMEERTVTIDGTTYELAAPFMVIATQNPIELEGTYPLPEAQRDRFLMRISIGYPDADDELEILRTHGHGDRLADVVPVADATEIAAAIETIRDVHVAEPLERYLVALCRATRSHPKVELGASPRAALAMLRATRAAAAMAGRDYAIPDDAKGLAPHVLPHRLILRPEAQLSGHDPMDVIHDVIDGVPAPTE; from the coding sequence GTGCCCACCGCACGTGACCGGACCCGCCGGCGACCCGACCTCGACCACGTCCGCTCGACCCTCGCCCGGATCGAGACCAACGTCAGCGGCCTCATCGAGGGCAAGCCGGAGGTCATCCGGCTCGCCATCATCGCCCTCCTGTCGGAGGGACACCTGCTGATCGAGGACGTCCCGGGCGTCGGCAAGACGATGCTCGCCAAGGGCCTCGCGCGCTCCATCGACTGCAGCGTCGCCCGCGTGCAGTTCACGCCGGACCTGCTGCCCTCCGACGTCACCGGCGTCACGGTCTACTCCCCCGACACCGGACAGTTCGAGTTCCGGCCCGGTCCGGTGTTCGCCAACCTCGTGCTCGGCGACGAGATCAACCGCGCCGGCCCGAAGACCCAGTCCGCCCTCCTCGAGTGCATGGAGGAGCGCACCGTCACCATCGACGGCACGACCTACGAGCTCGCGGCGCCGTTCATGGTCATCGCCACGCAGAACCCGATCGAGCTCGAGGGCACCTACCCGCTGCCCGAGGCGCAGCGTGACCGGTTCCTGATGCGCATCTCGATCGGCTACCCCGACGCGGACGACGAGCTCGAGATCCTGCGGACCCACGGGCACGGTGACCGGCTCGCCGACGTGGTGCCCGTCGCCGACGCCACCGAGATCGCCGCGGCCATCGAGACCATCCGCGACGTGCACGTCGCCGAACCGCTCGAGCGGTACCTGGTGGCGCTCTGCCGCGCCACCCGCTCCCACCCCAAGGTCGAGCTCGGCGCCTCACCGCGCGCCGCGCTCGCGATGCTGCGGGCCACCCGGGCTGCGGCAGCGATGGCGGGCCGCGACTACGCCATCCCCGACGACGCCAAGGGCCTCGCCCCCCACGTGCTGCCGCACCGGCTGATCCTGCGTCCCGAGGCCCAGCTGTCCGGGCACGATCCGATGGACGTGATCCACGACGTGATCGACGGTGTCCCGGCGCCGACCGAGTGA
- a CDS encoding DUF58 domain-containing protein has protein sequence MLTERGNGMAGAAGVLYLASRVLGIAELQLAAVAVVGLLLAAAVFVWSTSATLETSRLVRPGRMFFDAEAAVEVTLRNVGRLPTATLELHDEVPLVLSSAGRVTAPPLAPGARTVLTTPLRGGQRGRFTLGPLRVQLRDPFRLVARTLRLPGTVPIVVYPPIWSLPPGLPLGGASIAGGDGVSRPLASGEDRSTVREYVQGDDLRSVHWASTAHRGKLMVRQAEAPQDPRAVVLLDVGVDRHHGHGPGASIETAVSVAASAAFHLADRGRGVVLVDSPLTAVARARPAEAWLEHLATIQPAPVDLRAVLQQLGQGLAGDGALVAVLPVPDATTLEQLVRAGRAFTSRVAVLIDAELHAGRGSRSTGDGEATAARLQTAGWRVTVMGPGDRLDQRWREVVASRPVRATVGR, from the coding sequence GTGCTGACCGAGCGTGGGAACGGCATGGCCGGCGCCGCCGGAGTCCTCTACCTCGCCTCCCGGGTCCTCGGCATCGCCGAGCTGCAGCTCGCCGCGGTGGCGGTGGTCGGCCTCCTCCTGGCCGCGGCGGTCTTCGTCTGGTCGACGTCCGCGACGCTCGAGACCTCGCGCCTCGTGCGTCCTGGCCGGATGTTCTTCGACGCCGAGGCGGCCGTCGAGGTCACCCTGCGCAACGTCGGCCGGCTGCCGACGGCCACGCTCGAGCTCCACGACGAGGTCCCCCTGGTGCTGTCGTCGGCCGGTCGGGTCACGGCACCCCCGCTGGCCCCCGGCGCGCGGACGGTGCTGACCACACCCCTGCGAGGCGGTCAGCGCGGACGCTTCACGCTCGGCCCGCTGCGGGTCCAGCTCCGCGACCCGTTCCGCCTCGTGGCGCGGACGCTGCGGCTGCCCGGCACGGTGCCGATCGTCGTGTACCCACCGATCTGGTCGCTGCCTCCGGGACTCCCGCTCGGGGGTGCGAGCATCGCTGGTGGCGACGGCGTCTCACGCCCCCTGGCGTCCGGTGAGGACCGTTCGACGGTGCGCGAGTACGTCCAGGGTGACGACCTGCGCAGCGTCCACTGGGCGTCGACGGCGCACCGGGGCAAGCTGATGGTCCGGCAGGCCGAGGCCCCCCAGGACCCCCGAGCGGTCGTCCTCCTCGACGTCGGCGTCGACCGTCACCACGGTCACGGTCCGGGCGCGTCGATCGAGACCGCCGTCAGCGTCGCCGCGTCCGCGGCCTTCCACCTCGCCGATCGTGGCCGCGGGGTGGTGCTGGTCGACAGCCCGCTGACCGCGGTGGCTCGAGCCCGCCCCGCCGAGGCCTGGCTGGAACACCTCGCCACGATCCAACCGGCACCCGTCGATCTCCGGGCGGTGCTCCAGCAGCTCGGACAGGGGCTGGCGGGCGACGGGGCGCTGGTGGCCGTCCTGCCCGTCCCCGACGCCACGACCCTCGAGCAGCTGGTCCGCGCCGGCCGCGCGTTCACCTCCCGGGTCGCGGTCCTGATCGACGCCGAGCTGCACGCCGGCCGTGGCAGCCGGTCCACGGGTGACGGCGAGGCCACCGCCGCCCGTCTCCAGACCGCCGGCTGGCGGGTGACGGTGATGGGTCCCGGGGACCGCCTCGATCAGCGGTGGCGTGAGGTCGTCGCCAGCCGTCCCGTGCGCGCGACGGTGGGTCGCTGA
- a CDS encoding transglutaminaseTgpA domain-containing protein: MRRDAVLATALAVVVLGASPAFARLFVDDAWRGRYLAAGLLAIAVAALVREVRGGVVAAALSSVGALVMFTYVTALPHVGLFPGATSWGSFVDLLAEAFDGLRGETAPTVSAAPFVLLIATGTWLVAHLAHEITVRWRRPGLGLVPLLVLWAVPLAFPVEGEDGGTFLRALPFLAAAGLVLLLGTDHGDQDDRPRASVSGLTVGAAALALTAVAPLLLPGYGATAWVDLSGGSDPRGYQPIVDVSERLKLPTERDVLRIRASERTYLRLAGLDSFDGATWRLGPAGVGSYQPAESSLHRADRELPPEERADATVRTRVEVEVLDLANIYVPAPYQPTRVEGPLNREMVWSTEGGFLATWNVTEDGGLGGEPRVGVSEGVTYAVEAERPAPLLEDLREVSYTPQTLARWTELPSEYARLAEAAEAVYEAAGATTNADRALALQDWFTSGGGFTYDLDVDPLRGADALETFVLEDRIGYCEYFATAMAVMLRATDVPARVAVGFLPGTVTEAADPEAGDPLTEYTVTTADAHAWVEVLFPDYGWVTFEPTPRSDQTQLVPTAEDLAPVENLREQRARELRELAEETDQVETPETPDPVPAPTPDAATDGTTGDDPDAGAATPGWWPWVAGLLLALGAALAVAASRRRGAPVGSAPRVRVLAAQRSLLGAGARYGVGRAEHETTHELLHRWHTEGRVSSDGTRFATLATAAAFGGDIDDEVAHEAERLVADLEAQLRASVPTGDRVLSPVRVPLEATTAGLRRAGTAVASRLRRP; the protein is encoded by the coding sequence ATGCGCCGCGACGCCGTCCTCGCCACCGCGCTCGCGGTCGTCGTGCTCGGGGCCTCGCCCGCGTTCGCGCGGCTCTTCGTCGACGATGCCTGGCGGGGCCGGTACCTCGCCGCGGGGCTGCTCGCGATCGCGGTCGCCGCGCTCGTCCGCGAGGTGCGTGGTGGCGTCGTGGCCGCCGCGCTGTCCTCGGTCGGCGCGCTGGTGATGTTCACCTACGTGACCGCCCTGCCGCACGTCGGGCTGTTCCCCGGTGCCACGTCGTGGGGGTCGTTCGTCGACCTGCTCGCCGAGGCGTTCGACGGGCTGCGCGGCGAGACGGCACCGACCGTCTCGGCCGCACCCTTCGTCCTGCTCATCGCGACCGGGACGTGGCTCGTGGCGCACCTCGCCCACGAGATCACCGTCCGGTGGCGCCGGCCGGGCCTCGGGCTCGTCCCCCTCCTCGTGCTCTGGGCGGTCCCCCTCGCCTTCCCCGTCGAGGGCGAGGACGGCGGCACCTTCCTCCGGGCGCTGCCGTTCCTGGCCGCGGCCGGCCTGGTGCTGCTGCTCGGGACCGACCACGGCGACCAGGACGACCGCCCCCGCGCCAGCGTCTCCGGCTTGACCGTCGGGGCGGCCGCGCTCGCGCTCACCGCCGTCGCACCCCTGCTCCTGCCCGGGTACGGCGCCACCGCGTGGGTCGACCTCAGCGGGGGGAGCGACCCGCGCGGCTACCAGCCGATCGTGGACGTGTCCGAACGGCTGAAGCTGCCCACCGAACGCGACGTGCTGCGCATCCGCGCCAGCGAGCGCACCTACCTGCGCCTCGCCGGGCTCGACAGCTTCGACGGCGCCACCTGGCGGCTCGGGCCCGCCGGGGTCGGCAGCTACCAACCCGCCGAGTCGTCCCTCCACCGTGCCGATCGCGAGCTGCCCCCCGAGGAACGGGCCGATGCGACGGTCCGGACACGGGTCGAGGTCGAGGTCCTCGACCTGGCCAACATCTACGTCCCCGCCCCCTACCAACCGACCCGGGTCGAGGGGCCGCTCAACCGCGAGATGGTGTGGTCCACCGAGGGCGGGTTCCTGGCCACCTGGAACGTGACCGAGGACGGCGGGCTCGGCGGCGAGCCCCGCGTCGGCGTGTCCGAGGGGGTGACCTACGCGGTCGAGGCCGAGCGTCCCGCCCCGCTGCTCGAGGACCTCCGCGAGGTGTCCTACACCCCGCAGACGTTGGCCCGCTGGACCGAGCTGCCGAGCGAGTACGCGCGGCTGGCCGAGGCCGCCGAGGCCGTCTACGAGGCCGCCGGCGCCACGACCAACGCCGACCGTGCCCTGGCCCTCCAGGACTGGTTCACCTCCGGTGGCGGCTTCACCTACGACCTCGACGTGGACCCGTTGCGTGGCGCCGACGCCCTCGAGACCTTCGTCCTCGAGGACCGCATCGGCTACTGCGAGTACTTCGCCACCGCGATGGCGGTGATGCTGCGAGCCACCGACGTGCCCGCCCGGGTCGCGGTCGGCTTCCTGCCGGGCACGGTCACCGAGGCCGCGGACCCGGAGGCCGGCGACCCCCTGACCGAGTACACGGTCACGACCGCGGACGCGCACGCGTGGGTCGAGGTGCTCTTCCCGGACTACGGGTGGGTGACCTTCGAGCCCACGCCGCGCAGCGACCAGACCCAGCTGGTCCCGACGGCTGAGGACCTCGCACCCGTCGAGAACCTCCGCGAGCAGCGTGCCCGCGAGCTCCGGGAGCTGGCCGAGGAGACCGACCAGGTCGAGACGCCCGAGACCCCCGACCCGGTCCCGGCGCCCACGCCGGATGCTGCGACCGACGGCACGACCGGTGACGACCCCGACGCCGGTGCGGCCACGCCGGGGTGGTGGCCGTGGGTCGCAGGGCTCCTCCTGGCGCTCGGCGCGGCCCTGGCGGTGGCTGCCAGCCGCCGACGCGGGGCGCCGGTCGGATCGGCCCCGCGGGTCCGCGTGCTGGCGGCCCAGCGATCGCTGCTGGGCGCGGGCGCTCGCTACGGCGTGGGCCGTGCCGAGCACGAGACCACGCACGAGCTCCTGCACCGCTGGCACACCGAGGGACGGGTCTCGAGCGATGGCACCCGCTTCGCGACGCTCGCGACCGCCGCCGCGTTCGGGGGCGACATCGACGACGAGGTCGCCCACGAGGCGGAGCGGCTCGTGGCCGACCTCGAGGCGCAGCTGCGCGCGTCGGTGCCGACCGGGGACCGGGTCCTGTCCCCCGTCCGGGTGCCGCTCGAGGCCACGACGGCAGGCCTGCGACGTGCAGGGACCGCCGTCGCGTCCCGGCTACGGCGCCCGTAA
- a CDS encoding DUF3040 domain-containing protein gives MPLSEHEERILAEIERQLEAEDPRFAARSRRPASLTSLSRTLRLRLAIGLGILGVVAVVLLVVSIAFAAVGLAMIFAAIILGVSAIRETETTAPSRTRSPDDAL, from the coding sequence ATGCCCCTGTCGGAGCACGAGGAGCGCATCCTCGCGGAGATCGAGCGTCAGCTCGAGGCCGAGGACCCGCGTTTCGCTGCCCGCTCGCGCCGTCCCGCGTCGCTGACGTCCCTGTCGCGGACGCTGCGACTGCGCCTCGCCATCGGTCTCGGGATCCTGGGCGTCGTGGCCGTGGTCCTCCTCGTCGTCTCGATCGCCTTCGCCGCCGTGGGGCTGGCGATGATCTTCGCCGCCATCATCCTCGGCGTCTCCGCCATCCGCGAGACGGAGACCACGGCACCATCCCGGACCCGGTCCCCGGACGACGCCCTCTGA
- a CDS encoding enoyl-CoA hydratase/isomerase family protein has translation MSEVVSYEVVDGVAHVTIERPEVKNAMSLDVFDQLRARAEEAAGDDRVGAVLLRGRGGVFSSGLDTSVFGAQADAATDDDGEPITGHGFIAGLQDAFTAYETIDKPTVACIQSYCFGGGIQLAAACHVRAVAPDAQLSVLEARWGLVPDLGGTWRLPRLIGLGRATELVLTARRVDAEEAVRIGLAEWLLDGDDPVADAHDRVRRLAAGPGALRQSPRLLRENLERDRTAALRAEADAQLACLGGPDFVEAVTASLERRDPRFVGR, from the coding sequence GTGAGCGAGGTCGTCAGCTACGAGGTCGTCGACGGGGTGGCGCACGTCACCATCGAGCGTCCCGAGGTCAAGAACGCCATGAGCCTCGACGTCTTCGACCAGCTGCGCGCCCGCGCCGAGGAAGCCGCGGGCGACGACCGAGTCGGCGCGGTGCTGCTCCGCGGCCGTGGTGGGGTCTTCAGCTCGGGGCTCGACACCAGCGTGTTCGGTGCCCAGGCCGACGCCGCCACCGATGATGATGGCGAGCCGATCACCGGGCACGGGTTCATCGCGGGCCTGCAGGACGCCTTCACCGCGTACGAGACGATCGACAAGCCGACCGTGGCCTGCATCCAGAGCTACTGCTTCGGGGGCGGCATCCAGCTCGCGGCCGCCTGTCACGTGCGCGCCGTCGCACCGGACGCGCAGCTGTCGGTCCTCGAAGCCCGGTGGGGGCTGGTCCCCGACCTCGGGGGCACCTGGCGCCTGCCGCGGCTGATCGGACTCGGTCGCGCGACCGAGCTGGTCCTCACCGCCCGGCGGGTCGACGCCGAGGAGGCCGTCCGGATCGGGCTGGCCGAGTGGCTGCTCGACGGCGACGACCCGGTGGCCGACGCCCACGATCGCGTGCGCCGGCTCGCCGCCGGCCCGGGGGCGCTGCGGCAGAGCCCGCGCCTGCTGCGCGAGAACCTCGAGCGGGACCGTACGGCGGCCCTGCGGGCCGAGGCCGACGCACAGCTCGCCTGCCTCGGCGGCCCGGACTTCGTGGAGGCCGTCACCGCGTCCCTCGAGCGCCGCGATCCCCGGTTCGTCGGTCGGTGA
- a CDS encoding DNA polymerase IV codes for MEVRETILHVDMDAFFASVEQRDDPSLRGLPVVVGGAGGRGVVAAASYEARRFGIRSAMPMVQARRRCPDLVIAPHRFEAYRDASRDVMAILRDVTPVVEPLSLDEAFLDVRGAVRLFGDPVTIGHGIRRRVREELDLPISVGVGPTKSIAKLLSARAKPDGLLHWPAEEVTDRLRPLPISDLFGAGPKTVERLTTYGFRTVGQLADTDRRTLQRVVGEATGAHLHALARGEDPRSVTPHEPARSISAERTFDHDLDDPDELHRHLLRLTEKVGRRLRQAEVAGRTVTLKVRFASFETVTRSTTLAEATDRTHDVLIAARGLLDGLRLERVRVRLLGVGVSNLADGDASRQLTLDAPDEAPGSVPWGDRRWEDVDRVADAVADRFGDVGVSFAALLDDDTEDGPWATKRQVRDVAEPSADSDDR; via the coding sequence GTGGAGGTGCGTGAGACCATCCTCCACGTCGACATGGACGCCTTCTTCGCGTCGGTCGAGCAACGCGACGATCCGTCGCTGCGGGGCCTGCCGGTCGTGGTCGGGGGCGCCGGTGGGCGCGGCGTCGTCGCAGCGGCGAGCTACGAGGCGCGGCGGTTCGGCATCCGCAGCGCCATGCCGATGGTGCAGGCCCGGCGGCGCTGCCCGGACCTGGTCATCGCACCGCACCGGTTCGAGGCCTACCGCGACGCGTCGCGCGACGTGATGGCCATCCTGCGCGACGTCACACCGGTGGTCGAGCCGCTCAGCCTCGACGAGGCGTTCCTCGACGTGCGTGGTGCGGTCCGGCTGTTCGGCGACCCGGTGACCATCGGGCACGGCATCCGCCGCCGCGTCCGGGAGGAGCTCGACCTGCCCATCTCGGTCGGGGTCGGACCCACCAAGTCGATCGCGAAGCTGCTGTCGGCGCGCGCGAAGCCCGACGGGTTGCTGCACTGGCCGGCCGAGGAGGTCACCGACCGCCTCCGGCCGCTGCCGATCAGCGATCTGTTCGGCGCCGGCCCGAAGACCGTCGAGCGGCTGACCACCTACGGGTTCCGGACCGTCGGGCAGCTCGCCGACACCGATCGGCGGACCCTCCAGCGGGTCGTCGGGGAGGCCACCGGTGCCCACCTGCACGCCCTCGCCCGCGGCGAGGACCCCCGGTCGGTCACCCCGCACGAGCCGGCCCGGTCGATCTCCGCCGAGCGCACCTTCGACCACGACCTCGACGACCCCGACGAACTGCACCGCCACCTGCTGCGTCTGACCGAGAAGGTGGGCCGGCGCCTGCGACAGGCCGAGGTCGCCGGCCGGACCGTCACGCTCAAGGTGCGCTTCGCGTCGTTCGAGACCGTGACCCGGTCGACCACCCTGGCCGAGGCGACCGACCGTACCCACGACGTGCTGATCGCCGCCCGCGGGTTGCTCGACGGCCTCCGGCTCGAGCGGGTCCGCGTCCGGCTGCTCGGCGTCGGGGTCTCGAACCTCGCCGACGGTGACGCCTCACGGCAGCTGACGTTGGACGCCCCCGACGAGGCGCCCGGCTCGGTGCCGTGGGGCGACCGCCGGTGGGAGGACGTCGACCGTGTCGCGGATGCGGTCGCCGACCGGTTCGGCGACGTGGGGGTCAGCTTCGCTGCGCTGCTCGACGACGACACCGAGGACGGCCCTTGGGCGACCAAGCGGCAGGTCCGCGACGTGGCCGAACCGTCGGCCGACTCAGACGACCGGTAG
- a CDS encoding VOC family protein yields MRTRAHLPPDGPLELLVPIAARPDHVAVAVPDMDAAAARWQGALGGVWLSPRYSGGGFGTRQLRFANTGKLELLEPDEAEGFAAGFVARFGARIHHLTLKVPDLLEAVATLEAAGYDTVDVSTAQEEWHEAFLRPSQVGGMIVQIARPQHDDEGWARRAGVQLPPVDPEAPALLGPTLTHPDLDAARRLWSTLGAELTDDGDGFVARWGDAPIDVRVVPGPSAGPIGLRFDPDPGLPADDVAGPETLPR; encoded by the coding sequence GTGCGCACCCGTGCTCACCTCCCGCCCGACGGACCTCTGGAGCTCCTCGTGCCCATCGCCGCCCGCCCGGACCACGTCGCCGTCGCGGTCCCCGACATGGACGCGGCCGCCGCCCGGTGGCAGGGAGCGCTCGGCGGTGTGTGGCTCAGCCCCCGCTACAGCGGCGGCGGGTTCGGCACCCGGCAGCTGCGCTTCGCCAACACCGGCAAGCTCGAACTGCTCGAACCCGACGAGGCCGAGGGCTTCGCGGCCGGGTTCGTGGCACGGTTCGGCGCCCGGATCCACCACCTGACGCTCAAGGTGCCCGACCTGCTCGAGGCCGTCGCGACCCTGGAGGCCGCGGGCTACGACACCGTCGACGTCTCGACCGCCCAGGAGGAGTGGCACGAAGCCTTCCTGCGTCCGTCCCAGGTCGGCGGGATGATCGTCCAGATCGCCCGCCCGCAGCACGACGACGAGGGGTGGGCCCGGCGCGCCGGTGTCCAGCTGCCGCCGGTCGACCCGGAGGCTCCTGCCCTCCTCGGCCCGACCCTGACCCACCCCGACCTCGACGCGGCGCGCCGGCTGTGGTCGACCCTCGGGGCCGAGCTGACCGACGATGGTGACGGGTTCGTCGCCCGGTGGGGCGACGCCCCGATCGACGTCCGCGTGGTCCCCGGTCCGTCGGCCGGTCCGATCGGCCTGCGCTTCGACCCCGACCCTGGCCTGCCGGCCGACGACGTCGCCGGCCCCGAGACCCTCCCCCGCTGA
- a CDS encoding HAD family hydrolase, protein MRHVVWDWNGTLFDDQHLVLEGLHAVLAEAGLPAIDLATYQRLYTRPVKVFYERLFGRPIPADEWAHLDERYHDGYRAALHRAGLAADAERALDLVAEADSSQSLLSMWRHHELVPLVGQLGIEDRFVRIDGLQGPGGGNKAPHLEAHLTAVTHLTGDDPSQVLVIGDALDDAAAAAHVGARCVLFDGGSHPRAELETAGVPVASSLVEALDRAYG, encoded by the coding sequence ATGCGACACGTGGTCTGGGACTGGAACGGCACCCTCTTCGACGACCAGCACCTGGTCCTCGAGGGGCTCCACGCTGTCCTCGCGGAGGCCGGTCTCCCCGCGATCGACCTCGCCACCTACCAGCGGCTCTACACCCGCCCGGTGAAGGTGTTCTACGAGCGCCTCTTCGGGCGGCCTATCCCTGCGGACGAGTGGGCCCACCTCGACGAGCGGTACCACGATGGCTACCGCGCAGCGCTGCACCGGGCGGGGCTGGCCGCCGACGCCGAGCGCGCCCTCGACCTGGTCGCCGAGGCCGACAGCTCGCAGTCCCTGCTGTCGATGTGGCGCCACCACGAGCTCGTCCCGCTCGTCGGTCAGCTCGGGATCGAGGACCGGTTCGTGCGCATCGACGGCCTGCAGGGACCCGGCGGCGGCAACAAGGCGCCCCACCTCGAGGCGCACCTGACCGCCGTGACGCACCTCACGGGCGACGACCCGTCGCAGGTGCTGGTCATCGGCGACGCCCTCGACGACGCGGCGGCGGCCGCTCACGTCGGCGCGCGGTGCGTGCTGTTCGACGGTGGCTCCCACCCACGAGCTGAGCTCGAGACCGCGGGCGTCCCCGTCGCCTCGTCGCTGGTGGAAGCCCTCGACCGGGCCTACGGCTGA
- a CDS encoding metallopeptidase family protein — MDAIPDELFASFDNIAVLVQDRHEEEPDLLGLYEGVPLTERDEWGGGLPDVIRIFRLALCDVCEDEQELVDEVYITVVHEFAHHLGIDDDRLHELGWA; from the coding sequence ATGGACGCCATCCCCGACGAGCTGTTCGCCTCGTTCGACAACATCGCCGTGCTGGTCCAGGACCGCCACGAGGAGGAGCCCGACCTCCTCGGCCTCTACGAGGGGGTCCCGCTCACCGAGCGTGACGAGTGGGGCGGGGGCCTGCCCGACGTGATCCGCATCTTCCGCCTCGCTCTCTGCGACGTCTGCGAGGACGAGCAGGAACTGGTCGACGAGGTCTACATCACCGTGGTCCACGAGTTCGCCCACCACCTCGGCATCGACGACGACCGCCTCCACGAGCTCGGCTGGGCCTGA